A window from Salmo trutta chromosome 29, fSalTru1.1, whole genome shotgun sequence encodes these proteins:
- the LOC115167370 gene encoding ankyrin repeat domain-containing protein 11-like isoform X2, whose product MPKGGGSKTPQLEDFPLNTDMVEKQGGKKDKVLSNKTPKLDRSDGVKEMKEKASKRKLPFTVGANGDQKDSDSEKQGPERKRIKKEPTNTRKSGLPFGMGMPGIRAGYPLSERQQVALLMQMTAEESVNSPDTTPKHQSQSSLGQKGTPNSASKTKDKVNKRNERGETRLHRSAIRGEARRIKELISEGADVNVKDFAGWTALHEACNRGYYDVAKQLLAAGAEVNTKGLDDDTPLHDASNNGHFKVVKLLLRYGGDPRQSNRRGETALKVANSPTMLNLLLGKGTYTSSEESSSESSEEEDAPSFAPSSSVDGNNTDSEFEKGLKLKGKKGLDQPLSTTTTPVKDEYEFDEDDEEERVPPVDDKHLLKKEFRKESPSVTKASGLISVPKGEVVKTYSKSNSLTPKKAVRRILSDSSDEDDGTLCFTTMPTPRQPAPPTNTKARDSATLSSKQQKEKTKVKKKRKKETKNVSKEVRFGKVNDKFCTSDSDCGDIGSEDDEGSMKNSNCIKDSTMSLKESSAFSTHSASSSSSSHGSISSQKLTPSLTEHNPKQWRTDGWKTVSSPVWSDVSSLSDSVRTRLSSESDYSSADSSVESVKQVRKKAQENRKKNNVHTNALDKKNSDFHKNSNTDSTVSKTDKDGKVLKKHKVKHKHKNKEKEKAPSLVLNQDMNEKFVKSFSFDFDDSRQKSLLVETESPAESKVKLSKHEKEHLKKEDRLSKGKSEDRDWSSGKEVQRTAKEEKSKKTKESTKEKPSKEEREKPLKTEKERSLKEKEKPKEEKQQKKKKSKDKTSKPDRKSSEQKEEKHIKVDKEKNAREEKEKSKKEKVLKEEPDYDVYDVSNRFLNLEDAKLSASDDHHDRWASDLSSDCDLYGDDSWDAPPVKDYKEYKASNTVKLIVETEKIESRDRRKENKIKDKKLDHNDKRSEKEPTSKKKERDSSEKICDKKKDLTEKQKLNTSHSVEKEKKRKESADTVKEKKEKDSTDSSRDRKDSYEFTKERKDLKIKQESIRDDYGNDASFKEIETVSKPCEIRERNHSGKEKERKGDGVEKREKTKADKHKEKPKDRSIEQDKEKPEKISTEKLLKEKDTDRGSKDKKEGAKDKHKDTHSKDKDRKMSSEQTKDKKEKASQDKHADRDKDLLEVKKEERKPEKVKPEKTWYKIADIFTDESEDEEDNYNGSVAKLSDSLGLSDSHRKDSTSDRDELDHFQTEKPRKYSAEAKHTTEKQKEKDHKKKDKTTFDMGKERKGSLEKHNKDKKDKDSVDAKHKERKDRMSVDSNQEKKNKQKLLDKRDANEEKTKSKYKDKQDHVNDRKPSKGSGENEKSLLEKLEEEAMNDYKDDSNDKNSELSSDSFTDQGHEPVLSSYYDSSNISLPDITDERRDSLSISNPQDKFREKERHRHSSSSSSKKSHDKEKDKVKKEKGDKQDKIEEIRESYGRRESLPFEKEPMPLEADPYTFPFGSKGDKDEFDKTLEFEKEMSKKADKDKLSTVISDKIKDKKKKEKHKEKVKEEKHKYTDGFGSLKHSKEDIKCGLKESPQITNLKERSKEDSPKFDVKKERNRDSLDKDSRGDHVKSKVKEENEKVIPSKDTARKDNRPRSKLLVDGDLRLTSFGQMLGLKDQEIEERHKKHKERMKQMEKLRHRSGDPKLRDKTKSTEEIKKNRNELSSKKSNSLESALKEKKLKDVGLPAQIMSPERKPQPIDTQNSKDWLAGHQMKENLPASPRQDQNRPTGVPTPTSVISCPSYEEIMQTPRTPSCSAEDYPDIMFDGLDCQNSSAMAMSMNACSPSFFDRYSNSSHTFQEGTCITPAKNLQLPHVSRSASSDVRRPLEDEFKAEAGKFLQHILPDTSEFDLAASQPPEDKAASVERLECLSPPYFSPIRMLSPGLELAEPALDGATTAMAGTETCEHLPESVYNNFLMKPSTPVHRPDPQEPCLDIAAPPTPAPAALPPLDIDDLSEPHQSERSLVPSDPVSGSEYLPPVVEEEEEEEEDYEEDGEEEEEEEEEEEEEEGDLEEPTDANHHAAEETRDICSFSPPRVEEPLRKSWAESPDRRVTEVRQLTPPHPPPNLVENSSDHTISWNSEMILKSPQRTYGEIEAAVSKITSPFSHSDSDLQHITAIPGHPSVIPPYAAYRSYVPDPDFDEQKEAVEDIPISPARPEMTPMELEPNYLTTTSSSTRLESFFTDCKPNLEDNHQMDSELSCAVQVGRQNSHGFTSESHMPLAVSNEPVVPWTDPFSATVDELDDLGPFSLPDLPSLSLPTSLPDKEMPELDIRDAEPPDYKPPSAHIRPPAIETIEGEELMEVDLPILAKPLCPPEVLTLNDSLQDLVVPSPKHNFQPEFEPEPQNVPEINLVKTQVFENRATYEKTDESNGNMFSAVDTNNTQHHKQMSLTESLSVVITPCMGSLTTVKPEQSGQVSDPFVGPTCSPVPSVPLPVAVTISGTVHVSEALETTSKLTVTLTTLSTDLPKKVEEIPQRMTRNRAQMLAKQENTTTTKKQSSRVVAESTTTTTIPASVIPPSVPTPVTTSMAVTTTTPIPTPTFVPFVVLEKEKEPVTTISSTPTITPAPPPPLPVVVSKTKGRPVEEEESQTQHPRKRKFPKPQVQLVNTAMQQTREMIQQTLAVIVNAIKLDDIEPYHSDRSNPYFEYLQIRKKIEEKRKILCYITPQAPQCYAEYVTYTGSYLLDGKPLSKLHIPVIAPPPSLSEPLKELFRQQEAVRGKLRLQHSIEREKLIVSCEQEVLRVHCRAARTIANQAVPFSACTMLLDSEVYNMPTESQGDENKSVRDRFNARQFISWIQDVDDKYDRMKTCLLMRQQHEAAALNAVQRMEWQLKVQELDPAVHKSLCVNEVPSFYVPMVDVNDDFVLLPA is encoded by the exons ATGCCCAAGGGTGGGGGTTCAAAAACCCCCCAGCTGGAAGACTTCCCACTCAACACTGACATGGTGGAGAAGCAGGGTGGGAAGAAG GATAAAGTATTGTCAAACAAGACTCCTAAATTGGACCGCAGCGATGGCGTCAAAGAGATGAAAGAGAAGGCATCCAAGAGGAAGCTACCCTTCACTGTTGGAGCCAATGGAGACCAGAAAGATTCTGACTCAG AAAAGCAAGGTCCGGAACGGAAGCGCATTAAAAAGGAGCCCACCAACACCAGGAAGTCAGGCCTGCCGTTTGGGATGGGCATGCCAGGGATCCGGGCCGGGTACCCCCTCTCTGAGCGGCAGCAGGTGGCTCTTCTCATGCAGATGACGGCTGAAGAGTCAGTCAACAGTCCAG ACACAACACCAAAGCATCAGTCACAGTCAAGTCTGGGCCAGAAGGGAACGCCAAACTCTGCATCTAAAACCAAAGACAAAGTAAATAAGAGAAATGAGAGGGGTGAGACGAGGCTGCACCGGTCAGCCATCCGCGGAGAGGCTCGCCGCATCAAGGAGCTCATCAGTGAGGGAGCTGACGTGAATGTAAAAGACTTTGCAG GCTGGACTGCATTGCATGAAGCGTGCAACCGAGGCTACTACGACGTGGCCAAGCAGCTGCTGGCAGCCGGTGCAGAGGTCAACACCAAGGGCCTGGATGACGACACCCCTCTGCATGACGCATCAAACAACGGGCACTTCAAG GTGGTAAAGTTGCTTTTAAGGTATGGAGGGGACCCTCGACAAAGCAACAGAAGGGGTGAAACCGCGTTGAAGGTTGCTAACTCCCCAACGATGCTCAATCTGTTGCTTGGAAAAGGCACGTATACCTCCAGTGAGGAGAGCTCGTCAG AATCCTCAGAGGAAGAAGATGCCCCATCGTTTGCCCCATCCAGTTCGGTTGATGGAAATAACACAGACTCAGAGTTTGAGAAGGGCCTGAAGCTGAAAGGGAAGAAAGGCCTGGATCAGCCCCTATCCACAACAACTACCCCCGTCAAGGACGAGTATGAATTTGACGAGGATGATGAGGAAGAGCGCGTCCCTCCGGTGGACGACAAGCACTTGCTCAAGAAAGAGTTCCGCAAGGAGTCTCCCAGTGTCACTAAGGCTAGCGGCTTAATTTCAGTACCGAAGGGGGAGGTGGTCAAAACCTATTCCAAAAGCAACTCGCTCACACCAAAGAAGGCTGTTAGACGGATTCTCTCTGACAGCTCAGACGAGGATGATGGAACGTTGTGTTTCACAACTATGCCCACACCACGGCAACCAGCGCCACCTACTAATACCAAGGCCCGGGACTCTGCTACACTGAGCTCCAaacagcagaaagagaagactaaagttaagaagaagaggaagaaggagaCAAAAAATGTCAGTAAGGAGGTCAGATTTGGTAAAGTCAATGACAAATTCTGCACTTCGGACTCTGATTGTGGGGACATAGGGAGTGAGGATGATGAAGGCTCTATGAAGAACTCGAACTGTATAAAGGACTCCACAATGAGCCTAAAAGAATCCTCTGCGTTCAGTACTCACTCTGCATCCTCGTCTTCCTCTTCTCATGGAAGCATAAGCTCTCAGAAACTGACACCCTCGCTGACAGAGCATAACCCAAAGCAGTGGAGGACAGATGGCTGGAAGACTGTGTCATCTCCTGTATGGTCAGATGTAAGCTCCCTCTCTGACTCGGTTAGAACAAGGCTTTCCAGTGAGTCGGACTACTCCTCTGCAGACTCAAGTGTCGAGTCAGTGAAACAGGTGAGAAAGAAAGCACAGgaaaacagaaagaaaaacaaTGTGCACACCAATGCACTAGACAAAAAGAACTCTGACTTTCACAAGAACTCCAACACAGACAGTACGGTCTCCAAAACGGATAAAGATGGCAAAGTGTTGAAAAAGCATAAAGTAAAACACAAGCACAAAAACAAAGAGAAAGAAAAGGCTCCCAGTTTAGTGCTCAATCAAGACATGAATGAGAAATTTGTTAAAAGCTTCTCATTTGATTTTGATGATTCAAGGCAGAAGTCACTCCTTGTTGAGACTGAGTCCCCAGCTGAAAGCAAGGTCAAGCTGTCTAAACATGAAAAAGAGCATTTGAAAAAGGAGGACAGGTTGTCGAAGGGCAAATCTGAGGACAGAGACTGGTCTTCTGGAAAAGAAGTGCAAAGAACTGCTAAGGAGGAGAAATCCAAGAAAACAAAAGAGTCCACCAAGGAGAAACCTAgcaaggaggagagggaaaagccCTTGAAAACTGAAAAAGAAAGGAGCCTCAAGGAAAAAGAGAAGCCCAAGGAGGAGAAACAACAAAAGAAGAAAAAGTCAAAGGACAAGACATCTAAACCAGACAGGAAGAGCAGTGAGCAAAAAGAAGAAAAACATATAAAGGTGGATAAGGAgaaaaatgccagggaggagaaggaaaaatctaagaaagaaaaGGTTCTGAAGGAAGAGCCTGATTATGATGTCTATGATGTCAGTAACCGTTTCTTAAACCTAGAAGACGCCAAGCTCAGTGCCTCAGACGACCACCATGACCGATGGGCGTCAGACCTTTCCTCTGACTGCGACCTATATGGAGATGACAGCTGGGATGCTCCTCCTGTGAAGGACTACAAAGAATATAAAGCAAGCAACACTGTAAAGCTGATCGTTGAGACTGAAAAAATAGAGAGCAGAGACCGGAGGAAGGAGAACAAAATCAAAGACAAGAAATTAGATCATAATGACAAACGGTCAGAGAAAGAGCCTACCtccaagaagaaagagagagactcttCAGAAAAAATCTGTGACAAGAAAAAGGATTTGACCGAAAAACAGAAACTCAACACCAGCCACTCTGTAGAAAAGGAGAAGAAGCGAAAGGAATCTGCAGATACTGTCaaagagaagaaggagaaggactCCACGGACAGCAGTAGAGACCGAAAAGATTCCTATGAGTTCACTAAAGAAAGAAAGGACTTGAAAATCAAACAGGAGTCCATAAGAGACGATTATGGGAACGATGCCTCCTTCAAAGAAATTGAAACTGTCAGCAAACCATGTGAAATTAGAGAGAGGAACCACTCtggaaaagagaaggagagaaagggagatggggtggaaaagagagaaaagacaaAAGCTGACAAACACAAGGAAAAGCCTAAAGACCGATCCATAGAACAGGACAAGGAGAAGCCTGAGAAGATCTCAACTGAGAAGCTTTTGAAAGAAAAAGACACAGATAGAGGCTCTAAAGACAAGAAGGAGGGAGCTaaagacaaacacaaagacacacacagcaaagacaagGACAGGAAGATGTCTTCAGAACAAACTAAGGACAAGAAAGAAAAGGCTTCACAGGACAAGCATGCTGACCGGGATAAAGATCTCCTTGAGGtaaagaaggaggagagaaaaccTGAGAAAGTTAAACCTGAGAAAACGTGGTACAAGATAGCAGACATTTTCACAGATGAAAGTGAGGATGAAGAAGACAATTACAATGGGAGTGTGGCCAAGTTAAGTGATTCCCTTGGGTTGTCCGATTCTCACAGGAAAGACTCCACATCTGACAGGGATGAGCTTGATCACTTCCAAACGGAAAAACCCAGAAAATATTCTGCTGAGGCCAAACacacaacagaaaaacagaaagaaaaagaCCACAAGAAGAAAGATAAGACCACATTTGATatggggaaagagaggaagggttCCTTAGAGAAACACAACAAAGATAAGAAAGATAAGGATTCTGTTGATGCAAAACACAAGGAACGCAAAGACAGAATGTCTGTGGACTCAAACCAAGAGAAGAAAAACAAACAGAAGCTGTTGGACAAGAGGGACGCCAATGAGGAAAAGACCAAGAGTAAATATAAAGACAAGCAAGATCATGTTAATGACAGAAAGCCCTCAAAGGGGAGTGGGGAAAATGAAAAGTCACTCTTGGAGAAGCTGGAGGAAGAGGCCATGAATGACTACAAGGATGACTCCAATGACAAGAACAGTGAGTTATCCTCAGACAGCTTCACTGATCAGGGTCATGAGCCAGTGCTCAGCAGCTACTATGATTCCTCCAACATCAGCCTTCCAGACATTACTGATGAGAGACGAGACTCACTCTCCATATCTAACCCTCAAGACAAGTTCAGAGAGAAAGAGCGGCACCGGCATTCATCTTCATCATCGTCCAAAAAGAGTCATGACAAGGAGAAGGACAAAGTCAAGAAGGAAAAGGGGGATAAACAAGACAAGATAGAGGAAATAAGAGAATCCTATGGACGCAGAGAAAGTCTGCCCTTTGAGAAAGAGCCTATGCCGTTAGAAGCGGACCCTTACACATTTCCATTTGGGTCTAAGGGGGATAAAGATGAATTTGATAAGACATTGGAGTTTGAAAAGGAGATGTCTAAAAAAGCTGACAAAGACAAATTGAGTACTGTTATCAGTGATAAGATCAAGGACAAAAAGAAAAAAGAGAAACATAAGGAGAAAGTCAAAGAGGAGAAGCACAAGTACACGGATGGCTTTGGATCACTTAAACACTCCAAGGAGGATATCAAATGTGGATTGAAAGAGAGTCCTCAAATTACCAATTTGAAGGAAAGATCAAAGGAAGACAGCCCCAAATTTGATGTGAAAAAAGAAAGAAACCGAGACTCTTTGGACAAAGACAGTAGGGGGGACCATGTTAAGTCCAAGGTTAAAGAAGAAAATGAAAAAGTAATTCCGTCTAAAGACACAGCTCGCAAAGACAACCGTCCACGTTCAAAGCTTCTGGTTGATGGGGATCTCAGACTAACTAGCTTTGGGCAAATGTTAGGTTTAAAAGACCAGGAGATTGAAGAACGCCATAAGAAGCATAAGGAGAGGATGAAGCAGATGGAGAAACTAAGACACAGATCAGGGGATCCCAAACTTAGGGATAAAACGAAGTCCACTGAGGAAATAAAGAAAAATCGCAATGAACTATCATCCAAAAAATCTAATAGTTTAGAATCTGCATTGAAAGAGAAGAAGCTCAAAGATGTTGGTCTCCCTGCCCAAATTATGTCTCCGGAAAGAAAGCCACAACCCATTGACACTCAAAATTCAAAGGACTGGCTTGCAGGCCATCAGATGAAAGAAAATCTCCCTGCCTCACCTAGGCAAGATCAGAATAGACCAACGGGTGTTCCCACCCCCACATCTGTAATCTCTTGTCCCAGCTATGAGGAAATCATGCAGACGCCACGGACTCCATCCTGCAGTGCAGAGGACTACCCTGATATAATGTTTGATGGGTTAGATTGTCAGAACTCATCAGCCATGGCCATGTCTATGAATGCCTGCTCACCATCCTTCTTTGACAGGTACTCCAACTCATCACACACCTTCCAAGAAGGGACTTGTATAACTCCGGCTAAGAATCTCCAGTTGCCCCATGTCAGTCGATCAGCTTCGTCTGATGTTAGAAGACCCCTGGAAGATGAGTTCAAAGCTGAAGCTGGCAAGTTTCTACAACACATTTTGCCAGACACCTCTGAGTTTGACTTGGCAGCCTCCCAGCCTCCAGAAGACAAGGCAGCATCAGTGGAGAGACTTGAATGCCTGTCTCCTCCTTACTTCTCACCTATTAGAATGCTGTCTCCCGGGCTGGAACTTGCCGAACCAGCACTAGATGGGGCCACCACAGCAATGGCTGGCACAGAGACCTGTGAACACCTACCTGAGAGTGTCTACAACAACTTCCTGATGAAGCCCTCAACGCCAGTCCACAGACCTGACCCACAGGAGCCGTGTCTGGACATTGCTGCTCCACCCACCCCTGCACCTGCTGCTCTTCCTCCCCTGGATATTGATGACCTTTCTGAGCCTCATCAAAGTGAGCGCAGTCTTGTTCCCTCTGACCCAGTCAGTGGCAGTGAGTATCTGCCCCCtgttgtggaggaggaggaggaggaagaagaggactaCGAAGAGGAtggggaggaagaagaagaagaagaagaggaggaggaggaggaagaaggggaTCTTGAAGAACCAACAGATGCTAATCATCATGCTGCTGAGGAGACGAGGGACATCTGCTCATTCTCTCCTCCAAGAGTTGAAGAGCCTTTGAGGAAGAGCTGGGCTGAATCTCCAGACAGAAGAGTTACAGAGGTGCGTCAGTTGACTCCCCCACATCCACCACCCAACCTGGTGGAGAACTCCAGTGATCATACCATCAGCTGGAACTCTGAGATGATTTTGAAATCTCCTCAAAGGACTTATGGGGAAATAGAGGCAGCTGTCTCCAAGATAACCAGCCCCTTCTCGCATTCAGACAGTGATTTGCAGCACATTACTGCCATACCTGGCCATCCATCAGTGATCCCTCCATATGCTGCTTACAGGTCTTATGTACCTGACCCTGACTTTGACGAGCAAAAAGAGGCTGTGGAGGACATTCCAATTTCTCCAGCAAGACCTGAAATGACACCCATGGAATTGGAACCAAACTACTTGACAACCACCTCATCCTCCACAAGGTTAGAGTCTTTCTTCACAGACTGCAAGCCAAACTTGGAGGATAATCACCAGATGGACTCAGAGCTTTCTTGTGCAGTACAAGTCGGCAGACAAAACTCCCATGGCTTTACTTCTGAGAGCCATATGCCTCTAGCAGTAAGCAACGAGCCAGTGGTGCCCTGGACAGACCCATTCTCAGCTACAGTGGATGAGCTGGATGATCTTGGCCCTTTCTCTCTACCtgacctcccttctctctccctcccgacCTCCCTGCCAGACAAGGAGATGCCAGAACTTGACATCAGAGATGCAGAGCCACCCGACTACAAGCCTCCATCTGCTCATATAAGGCCTCCTGCTATTGAAACAATAGAGGGTGAAGAGCTTATGGAGGTTGACCTGCCTATCCTGGCCAAACCCCTGTGCCCTCCCGAGGTCCTAACACTCAATGATTCTTTGCAGGATTTGGTTGTGCCCTCACCAAAACACAATTTCCAACCAGAATTTGAGCCTGAGCCTCAGAATGTCCCTGAAATTAACTTAGTGAAAACACAGGTCTTCGAAAACAGAGCCACATATGAAAAGACTGATGAGAGCAATGGAAACATGTTCTCAGCTGTTGATACAAACAATACTCAGCATCACAAGCAGATGTCACTGACCGAGTCTTTATCAGTTGTAATTACTCCATGTATGGGCTCCTTGACAACTGTTAAACCAGAACAAAGTGGGCAGGTATCAGATCCCTTTGTTGGGCCAACTTGCAGTCCAGTCCCCTCAGTTCCTCTGCCAGTTGCTGTCACGATTTCTGGCACAGTCCATGTTTCGGAGGCTCTTGAGACAACGTCTAAGCTCACGGTCACTCTGACAACGTTGTCAACTGACCTTCCCAAGAAGGTGGAGGAGATCCCACAGAGGATGACCAGAAACAGGGCTCAGATGCTGGCAAAACAGGAGAATACCACCACCACAAAAAagcagagtagtagagtagtagcaGAGAGtacaaccaccaccactataCCTGCTAGTGTGATACCTCCATCTGTCCCTACCCCTGTCACCACGAGCATGGCTGTAACCACAACCACCCCTATCCCCACCCCTACCTTTGTCCCCTTTGTTGTTCTGGAGAAAGAAAAGGAACCTGTCACCACCATCTCCTCCACACCAACCATTACCCCGGCTCCCCCTCCGCCGCTTCCTGTAGTGGTCAGCAAAACTAAAGGGCGGCCTGTGGAGGAAGAGGAATCCCAGACGCAGCATCCACGCAAGAGGAAGTTCCCGAAACCGCAGGTTCAGCTGGTCAACACGGCCATGCAGCAGACCAGGGAGATGATTCAACAGACGCTGGCTGTCATTGTCAATGCCATCAAACTGGATGACATAGAACCCTACCACAGTGACCGCTCTAACCCTTACTTCGAATACCTGCAGATACGGAAGAAaatagaggagaagaggaagatctTGTGCTACATCACACCACAGGCCCCTCAGTGCTATGCTGAGTACGTGACCTACACAGGCTCCTACCTGCTGGATGGCAAACCTCTCAGCAAGCTGCACATACCAGTG ATTGCTCCACCTCCATCGTTATCGGAGCCCCTGAAGGAGCTCTTTAGACAGCAGGAGGCAGTGAGGGGGAAGCTGAGACTGCAGCACAGCATAGAGAGG GAAAAGCTTATTGTCTCATGTGAGCAAGAAGTACTGCGGGTCCATTGCAGAGCGGCAAGGACGATAGCCAATCAGGCCGTCCCATTCAGTGCCTGCACAATGTTACTGGACTCTGAGGTGTACAACATGCCAACAGAGAGTCAG GGTGATGAGAACAAGTCAGTGAGAGATCGCTTCAACGCTCGCCAGTTCATTTCCTGGATCCAAGACGTGGATGACAAATATGACCGCATGAAG acGTGTCTGTTAATGCGACAGCAGCATGAGGCAGCTGCCCTGAACGCAGTGCAGAGGATGGAGTGGCAACTGAAGGTGCAGGAGCTGGACCCTGCTGTACACAAGTCTCTGTGCGTCAACGAGGTCCCCTCCTTCTACGTGCCAATGGTTGACGTCAACGATGACTTTGTGCTGTTGCCCGCGTGA